From Armatimonadota bacterium, one genomic window encodes:
- a CDS encoding molybdopterin-dependent oxidoreductase, whose translation MAGLVAGLLAGVLAAVAMMQGLFLGGVPAVPLALWERTLRLLPMELFSVLIVRLKFAAKPLAFWGMLGALVLLAGLLGLAVARPAWRGRPLLRAAVAFLAAAAVLLAVALGPAADALAARLGAQGLSPAPGEAARRVALAVAGYAGLYALGLLLLLRLFEGRPEPRAARSAPPRPEVTRREVLHRSLVLGATALAGTALVRLLTALGEGARVAAQTLFDRIRGLPPEVTPNDQFYVVSKNPPGFDPDVDASRWRLEVTGLVGKPLRLTLEELKALPAVRQVQTLECISNEVGGDLISNAWWRGVRLRDVLALAGGVSPKAVKLAFTCADGYTESLPVVDALHPDTLLVYEMNGEALPRAHGFPLRLLVPGLFGMKNPKWITKIEAVDYDFQGYWERSGWSDEAVVKTMSKFTTPTGRASARVGEEVALGGVAYAGDRGIRAVEVSVDDGKTWLPAQVKPPLGKYTWVLWAALWKPTAPGQYTLKVRARDGVGVLQTARVSPTLPDGATGYHTIRLTVRR comes from the coding sequence GTGGCCGGCCTGGTCGCAGGACTCCTCGCCGGGGTGCTGGCGGCTGTGGCGATGATGCAGGGGCTCTTCCTCGGCGGTGTGCCCGCCGTCCCCCTGGCCCTGTGGGAGCGCACCCTGCGGCTGCTGCCCATGGAGCTCTTCAGCGTCCTGATCGTCCGCCTGAAGTTCGCCGCCAAGCCGCTGGCCTTCTGGGGGATGCTCGGGGCCCTGGTCCTCCTGGCCGGCCTGCTCGGCCTGGCGGTGGCCCGGCCGGCCTGGCGCGGCCGCCCGCTGCTGCGGGCGGCCGTGGCGTTCCTGGCTGCCGCCGCCGTCCTGCTGGCGGTGGCGCTGGGGCCGGCGGCGGACGCGCTGGCAGCCCGGCTGGGCGCCCAGGGGTTGAGCCCGGCGCCCGGGGAGGCGGCCCGACGCGTCGCCCTGGCCGTGGCCGGCTACGCGGGGCTCTACGCGCTGGGCCTGCTGCTCCTGCTGCGGCTCTTCGAGGGGCGCCCGGAGCCGCGCGCGGCCCGCTCCGCTCCGCCACGCCCGGAGGTCACGCGCCGGGAGGTCCTGCACCGGTCCCTGGTCCTCGGGGCCACCGCGCTGGCCGGGACGGCGCTCGTGCGCCTCCTGACGGCCCTGGGGGAGGGGGCGCGCGTCGCCGCCCAGACCCTCTTCGACCGCATCCGCGGGCTGCCGCCCGAGGTCACGCCCAACGACCAGTTCTACGTGGTGAGCAAGAACCCGCCGGGCTTCGACCCGGACGTGGACGCCAGCCGCTGGCGGCTGGAGGTCACCGGCCTCGTGGGCAAGCCGCTGCGGCTCACGCTCGAGGAGCTCAAGGCCCTCCCGGCGGTGCGGCAGGTGCAGACGCTGGAGTGCATCAGCAACGAGGTGGGGGGCGACCTGATCAGCAACGCCTGGTGGCGGGGGGTGCGGCTGCGCGACGTGCTGGCGCTGGCGGGCGGGGTGAGCCCGAAGGCGGTGAAGCTGGCCTTCACCTGCGCCGACGGCTACACCGAGTCGCTGCCGGTGGTGGACGCCCTGCACCCCGACACGCTGCTGGTCTACGAGATGAACGGCGAGGCCCTCCCCCGGGCCCACGGCTTCCCCCTGCGGCTGCTGGTGCCCGGCCTCTTCGGGATGAAGAACCCGAAGTGGATCACGAAGATCGAGGCGGTGGACTACGACTTCCAGGGGTACTGGGAGCGCTCCGGGTGGAGCGACGAGGCCGTGGTGAAGACGATGTCCAAGTTCACGACGCCCACGGGACGGGCCAGCGCCAGGGTGGGGGAGGAGGTGGCCCTGGGCGGGGTGGCCTACGCGGGGGACCGGGGCATCCGCGCCGTGGAGGTCTCGGTGGACGACGGGAAGACCTGGCTGCCGGCCCAGGTGAAGCCGCCGCTGGGCAAGTATACGTGGGTGCTGTGGGCGGCGCTGTGGAAGCCGACCGCCCCCGGGCAGTACACGTTGAAGGTGCGGGCCCGCGACGGGGTGGGCGTCCTGCAGACCGCCCGGGTCAGCCCGACGCTCCCCGACGGGGCGACGGGCTACCACACCATCCGCCTGACCGTGCGGAGGTGA